The following are encoded in a window of Crocosphaera sp. UHCC 0190 genomic DNA:
- a CDS encoding LA_3751/LA_3752 family putative glycosyltransferase: MKIKGSFLPIFTIVAGILFLVYLQAQIPKGVYFSGDAGLKSLLAQQLSTGQFRFDLLPPSESWVQQLWSQGLYPYEKPFFYDIDGLYYITFPFSFPLITAPFYNLFGYRGLYIIPLLTTLGIWGLFYRVCLWLKFNSLITSLALILLIFGSPLTVYSAMYWEHTLAVFLVFAGTFLPLIIQNTSRFFNLLIIISGFLLGFSVWFRPECLSAVFLVLLLIYLPEIIKFIPPMKFINSLELNPFKLSITQKNIFLISTVSSVSLFFICNQLIYHHYLGIHGIQVIEKASLIDRLKEATTNFKQLTQAFLQFFPITAFCSLIIVQIILKKEKVSSDYLQVIIGLVCLLFIAGVSLMVPGGSAGLIPGGKQWGTRFLLNLIPLVSIWVIYQFNSSQTINNKILKTIYVSLFTFLLVICIYTNTYSATLYLKKAHTDVIPSLEFLSEDDRKIIMISNQFVGQVLEPALKDKKIFLKANTEKDLKLLSAILLNKGYQEFIYICYSNRSCDLPNESTKNLSFQVNNKWFIIQFKFINKFGKYPIYGVSLEKLSRQN; encoded by the coding sequence ATGAAGATTAAAGGATCATTTCTACCAATATTTACTATTGTAGCGGGAATATTGTTTCTTGTTTATCTTCAGGCACAGATTCCGAAAGGGGTTTATTTTAGTGGGGATGCTGGACTAAAATCATTGTTGGCACAACAGTTAAGTACGGGACAATTTCGCTTTGATTTATTACCTCCTTCTGAGTCTTGGGTACAGCAGCTTTGGAGTCAAGGTTTATATCCTTATGAGAAACCTTTTTTCTATGATATTGATGGTCTTTATTATATCACATTTCCCTTTAGTTTTCCTTTGATTACTGCTCCTTTTTATAATCTTTTTGGATATCGAGGTTTATATATAATTCCTTTGCTGACTACTTTGGGAATTTGGGGACTTTTTTATCGGGTTTGTCTTTGGTTAAAATTTAATTCTTTGATAACTTCTCTGGCTTTAATTTTATTAATTTTTGGTTCTCCTCTAACAGTATATAGTGCAATGTATTGGGAACATACCTTGGCTGTTTTTCTGGTTTTTGCAGGTACTTTTTTGCCTTTGATCATTCAAAATACATCAAGATTTTTTAATTTATTAATTATTATTAGTGGTTTTTTATTGGGATTTTCGGTTTGGTTTAGACCCGAATGTTTATCGGCTGTTTTCCTGGTTTTATTGTTAATTTATTTACCTGAGATAATTAAGTTTATTCCTCCTATGAAATTTATTAATTCACTTGAATTAAACCCATTTAAATTATCGATAACTCAGAAAAATATTTTTTTGATTTCAACGGTATCATCTGTTAGTCTGTTTTTTATTTGTAATCAGTTAATCTATCATCATTATTTGGGAATTCATGGGATTCAAGTCATTGAAAAAGCCTCTTTAATAGATAGATTAAAAGAAGCAACTACTAATTTTAAACAATTAACACAAGCCTTTCTACAATTCTTCCCTATCACTGCTTTTTGTAGCTTAATTATTGTCCAGATTATTTTAAAAAAAGAAAAAGTGTCATCAGACTATTTACAAGTCATAATTGGTTTAGTTTGTTTATTATTTATTGCTGGGGTTTCTTTAATGGTTCCCGGAGGAAGTGCCGGGTTAATTCCTGGTGGAAAACAATGGGGTACTCGCTTTTTATTAAATTTAATTCCCCTTGTTTCTATCTGGGTTATTTATCAGTTTAATTCTAGCCAAACAATTAACAATAAAATTCTCAAAACTATTTATGTTTCATTGTTTACATTTTTACTGGTTATCTGTATTTATACTAATACTTATTCAGCCACACTTTATCTCAAAAAAGCTCATACTGATGTAATACCATCCCTTGAATTTTTAAGTGAAGATGACCGTAAAATAATTATGATATCTAATCAATTTGTTGGTCAAGTATTAGAACCTGCATTAAAAGATAAAAAAATATTTTTGAAAGCTAATACAGAAAAAGATTTAAAGCTTTTGTCAGCTATTTTATTAAATAAGGGATATCAAGAGTTTATTTATATTTGTTATTCTAATCGTTCCTGTGATCTTCCTAATGAATCAACAAAAAACTTAAGCTTCCAAGTTAACAATAAATGGTTTATAATTCAATTCAAGTTTATCAATAAATTTGGTAAGTATCCAATTTATGGGGTTTCATTAGAAAAATTATCTCGGCAAAATTAG
- the mazG gene encoding nucleoside triphosphate pyrophosphohydrolase translates to MSKPQTAPNQTYHAILETLNHLIEVVAKLRSPDGGCPWDLAQTPQTLIPYIIEEAYEVVHAIRSEDQNAIAEELGDLLLQVVLQAQIADDHGHFNLKEVAQGITEKLIRRHPHVFGDVTVKDGEEVGQNWEKIKAEEKGETPEISQLLSRKLAHYNRTLPPLMASSKISIKAAKAGFEWENIEGVWDKFSEELAEFKEALETDNQEHQQSELGDLLFTIINLARWYGLDASEALAGTNERFIQRLSKMETFADRPLTDYSLEELENLWQQAKKKLNQ, encoded by the coding sequence ATGTCTAAACCCCAAACCGCCCCAAACCAAACCTATCATGCTATTTTAGAGACATTAAACCACCTGATTGAAGTAGTAGCAAAATTGCGATCGCCTGATGGTGGATGTCCTTGGGATTTAGCCCAAACCCCCCAAACTTTGATACCATACATAATAGAAGAAGCCTATGAGGTAGTTCATGCCATCAGAAGCGAAGATCAAAATGCCATTGCAGAGGAATTAGGAGACTTACTATTACAAGTAGTATTACAGGCACAAATTGCTGATGATCATGGACATTTTAACTTAAAAGAAGTGGCGCAAGGTATCACCGAAAAGTTAATTCGTCGTCACCCTCATGTCTTTGGAGATGTAACAGTTAAAGATGGAGAAGAAGTGGGACAAAATTGGGAAAAAATCAAAGCAGAAGAGAAGGGAGAAACCCCAGAAATTTCTCAATTATTGAGTCGAAAACTAGCTCATTACAATCGAACTTTACCCCCCTTAATGGCAAGTAGTAAAATCTCAATTAAAGCAGCAAAAGCAGGATTTGAATGGGAAAATATTGAAGGGGTTTGGGATAAATTTTCAGAAGAATTAGCCGAATTTAAAGAGGCATTAGAAACCGATAATCAAGAACATCAACAATCAGAATTAGGAGATTTACTCTTTACCATAATTAACCTGGCGAGGTGGTATGGTTTAGATGCGTCTGAAGCATTAGCAGGAACAAATGAACGGTTTATTCAACGTCTTTCCAAAATGGAAACATTTGCCGATCGCCCCTTAACTGATTATAGCCTAGAAGAATTAGAAAACCTGTGGCAACAAGCCAAGAAAAAATTAAACCAATAA
- a CDS encoding DnaJ C-terminal domain-containing protein, translating to MAATDYKDYYAILGVSKNASADEIKKAFRKLAVKYHPDRNPDNKEAEERFKEISEAYEVLFDSEKRQKYDQFGQYWKQADQSGWPGGSNVGVDMGGFDFSQYGNFEEFINELLGRFSTPGGPGTGNYSYRTTTGPTGYNPYSSGFDSQTPAPNREATLRLTFSEAFRGVQKRLNLGNEIIDVRIPAGAKTGSRVRVRGKGAASPYSQNRGDLYLNVELEPHSFFQFEDDNLVCEVPITPDEAVLGTAVEVPTPDGMVTVKIPPGIRSGQSLRLRGKGWIHPKDGRGDQLVKIVVDTPQNLTATERDYYEKIRESRTYNPRSHLSSIRL from the coding sequence ATGGCTGCTACCGATTATAAAGATTACTATGCCATACTAGGAGTGAGCAAAAACGCCAGCGCGGACGAAATTAAAAAGGCGTTTCGGAAACTAGCGGTTAAATATCACCCAGACAGAAACCCTGACAATAAAGAAGCAGAAGAACGCTTTAAAGAAATTAGTGAAGCCTACGAAGTGCTATTCGATAGCGAAAAACGCCAAAAATACGACCAATTTGGGCAATATTGGAAACAAGCTGACCAAAGTGGCTGGCCCGGCGGCAGTAACGTCGGTGTCGATATGGGAGGCTTTGACTTTAGCCAGTATGGTAACTTTGAAGAATTTATCAATGAATTATTAGGACGCTTTTCTACCCCTGGTGGCCCTGGAACCGGAAATTATAGCTACCGTACCACCACAGGCCCTACAGGCTATAATCCTTATAGTAGCGGCTTTGATAGCCAAACCCCTGCCCCTAACCGAGAAGCAACCCTGCGTCTCACCTTTTCAGAAGCCTTTCGTGGGGTACAAAAACGCCTCAATTTAGGCAATGAAATCATAGATGTGCGAATTCCTGCGGGGGCCAAAACCGGAAGTCGGGTTAGGGTAAGGGGAAAAGGGGCCGCCAGTCCTTACAGTCAAAATCGAGGAGACTTGTATCTGAATGTGGAACTTGAACCCCATTCCTTCTTCCAATTTGAGGATGATAACTTAGTCTGTGAAGTGCCTATTACCCCAGATGAAGCAGTTTTAGGAACAGCAGTGGAAGTTCCTACCCCTGATGGCATGGTGACGGTTAAAATTCCCCCTGGTATTCGTTCTGGCCAGTCCCTACGTTTACGGGGAAAAGGATGGATACACCCCAAAGATGGACGGGGAGATCAATTAGTTAAAATTGTGGTTGATACGCCCCAAAACCTCACTGCTACCGAACGAGACTATTACGAGAAAATTCGTGAAAGTCGTACCTATAACCCCCGTAGCCATTTATCCAGCATTCGGTTGTAG
- the cofH gene encoding 7,8-didemethyl-8-hydroxy-5-deazariboflavin synthase subunit CofH, whose translation MINQIESITAILDQAENKIDLSELEGVTLLSQTEEIVINKIRQTADKLRQKQVGDTVTYVINRNINFTNICEQHCNFCAFRRDAGDDGAFWLNIGQILEKAADAVQIGATEICMQGGLNPEAKLQGKSLNYYQRLLSSLKQEFPQLHLHAFSPQEIQFIAREDKISYAEVIIALKESGLGSMPGTAAEVLDDRVRRIICPEKIDTETWLEIIGLAHSLGVNTTSTMLCGHIETPQQQIQHFRHLINLQKVAIENNYPAKITEFILLPFVGQDAPQALRKRVNRDQPSLESTLLLTAVSRIFLGNWIKNHQPSWVKLGLNGALQALNWGCNDIGGTLMEEHITTMAGAMGGTFMEVETLQNGIKSLNRPYQQRGTLYEVYH comes from the coding sequence GTGATTAATCAAATTGAATCCATAACAGCTATTTTAGACCAAGCAGAAAACAAAATAGACTTATCAGAATTAGAGGGAGTTACGCTTCTTTCTCAAACGGAAGAAATCGTCATTAATAAAATTCGGCAAACTGCTGATAAACTCCGTCAAAAACAAGTGGGAGACACCGTTACTTATGTCATCAATCGTAATATAAATTTTACCAATATTTGTGAGCAACATTGTAACTTTTGTGCCTTTCGACGAGATGCGGGAGATGATGGCGCATTTTGGCTTAATATCGGACAAATTCTCGAAAAAGCTGCCGATGCTGTCCAAATAGGAGCCACAGAAATTTGTATGCAAGGAGGGTTAAACCCTGAAGCAAAATTACAGGGAAAATCCTTAAACTATTATCAACGATTACTTAGCAGTTTAAAACAAGAATTTCCTCAACTTCATTTACACGCTTTTTCTCCCCAAGAAATCCAATTTATTGCCAGGGAAGATAAGATTAGTTATGCTGAGGTTATTATAGCCTTAAAAGAGTCCGGTTTGGGGTCAATGCCAGGCACGGCTGCAGAAGTTTTAGATGATAGGGTAAGACGCATTATTTGTCCTGAAAAAATTGATACTGAAACCTGGTTAGAAATTATTGGTTTGGCCCATAGTTTAGGAGTTAATACCACCAGTACCATGTTATGTGGTCATATTGAAACACCACAGCAACAAATACAACATTTTAGGCATTTAATAAACTTACAAAAAGTAGCCATTGAAAATAATTATCCCGCTAAAATTACTGAGTTTATTTTATTACCGTTTGTGGGACAAGATGCACCGCAAGCATTACGAAAACGGGTGAATAGAGATCAACCTAGTTTAGAATCAACCTTATTATTAACAGCAGTTTCCAGAATTTTCTTAGGAAACTGGATAAAAAATCATCAACCAAGTTGGGTTAAACTAGGTTTAAATGGAGCATTACAAGCTTTAAACTGGGGTTGTAATGACATTGGAGGAACTTTAATGGAAGAACATATTACCACCATGGCTGGTGCAATGGGAGGAACTTTTATGGAGGTAGAAACCTTACAAAATGGGATCAAATCTCTCAACCGTCCCTATCAGCAACGAGGTACATTATATGAAGTTTATCATTAA
- the lepB gene encoding signal peptidase I produces the protein MTLDQEKAKTPSLSEQQKNNKNTRWKALWENVQIIVIALILAFIIRTFIAEPRYIPSESMYPTLEKGDRLVVEKVSYYFHAPQPGDIIVFEPPIQLQLQGYKKEQAFIKRVIAKGGETVAVNNGKVYLNNQPLDEKYILESPDYNLQPVQVPEGYLFVMGDNRNNSNDSHVWGFLPERNVIGNAVFRFFPFNRIGSIVKGN, from the coding sequence ATGACATTAGATCAAGAAAAAGCCAAAACCCCTTCTCTATCTGAACAGCAAAAAAACAACAAAAATACCCGATGGAAAGCTTTATGGGAGAATGTACAAATTATTGTCATTGCTCTAATTTTAGCCTTTATTATTCGTACCTTTATTGCTGAACCCCGCTATATTCCCTCAGAGTCTATGTATCCCACCTTAGAAAAAGGTGATCGCTTAGTAGTTGAAAAAGTTTCTTACTATTTTCATGCTCCCCAACCAGGAGATATTATTGTGTTTGAACCCCCCATTCAATTACAATTACAAGGGTATAAAAAAGAGCAAGCATTTATTAAAAGAGTCATTGCCAAAGGAGGAGAAACCGTTGCCGTTAATAATGGCAAAGTCTATCTTAATAATCAACCCCTTGATGAAAAATATATCCTAGAATCTCCTGATTATAACTTACAACCCGTCCAAGTTCCCGAAGGCTATTTATTTGTCATGGGAGATAATCGTAACAATAGTAATGATTCTCATGTCTGGGGATTTTTACCCGAACGAAATGTGATTGGTAATGCTGTTTTTAGATTCTTTCCTTTCAATCGAATTGGCAGTATTGTCAAGGGAAATTAA